In Actinomadura luteofluorescens, the sequence TGCGCATCGGCGGCTGCTGCTGGGGCCGTTCGGCGGGTCGCGACGGCTGCCCCGGGGGGACGGTCCCGCCGACCTGCAGGTCGGCGCGCTGGGCGCGGACCGCCTCCAGGAGTTCCAGATCTTCTGGAGAGACCAGGGCGGCCATCACCCTGCCCCGCCGCGTGAGCTTGACGGGCTCGCCGGTGTAGGCGACCCGGTTCACCAGATCCGCGAACTGGGCGCGTGCTTCGGTCACCGGAACATCCACGTGATTCATCGTATAGCGAAACTCTCCGTTCACCCTGGCCCTCCCACGGGGACTGGAATAGTGTCCGTACGTAGTGTACGAAACGTACAGATGATCAAGGAGGCCTGATGAACGGCGGACCGTGGCGACAGGACGGCCGGCGGCTGGCGGAGACGTTCACCGGCAGGTCGCGGGCGCAAGTCGACGAGATGACGCGGCCGGCGGACGCGCAGCTCTTCGAGCGGCTGCTGGCGCGGCGGATCGTGTTCCTCGGCAGCGAGATCGACGACGGGGTCGCCAACCGGATCGGCGCGCAGTTGCTGCTGCTCGCGGCGCAGGACGCCCGGCGCGACATCACGATCTACATCAACTCCCCCGGCGGCGTCGTGGACGCCGGCATGGCGATCTACGACATGATGCAGTTCGTCCCGAACGACATATCCACGGTCGCGATGGGCATGGCCGCCTCCATGGGACAGACGCTGCTGTGCGCGGGGACCCGGGGCAAGAGGTACGCCCTGCGGCACGCGCGCGTGATGATGCACCAGCCGCACGGCGGCATCGGCGGCACCGCGTCCGACATCAGGATCCAGGCGGAGCAGTCGCTGTACCTCAAGCGGACCCTGGCGGAGCGGACGGCGTTCCACACCGGGCAGCCGCTGGAGCGGATCGAGGCCGACGGCGACCGCGACGCGTGGTTCACGGCGGAGGCGGCCCGCGACTACG encodes:
- a CDS encoding type II toxin-antitoxin system Phd/YefM family antitoxin translates to MDVPVTEARAQFADLVNRVAYTGEPVKLTRRGRVMAALVSPEDLELLEAVRAQRADLQVGGTVPPGQPSRPAERPQQQPPMRIAAEYRPPGFSR
- a CDS encoding ClpP family protease — encoded protein: MTRPADAQLFERLLARRIVFLGSEIDDGVANRIGAQLLLLAAQDARRDITIYINSPGGVVDAGMAIYDMMQFVPNDISTVAMGMAASMGQTLLCAGTRGKRYALRHARVMMHQPHGGIGGTASDIRIQAEQSLYLKRTLAERTAFHTGQPLERIEADGDRDAWFTAEAARDYGFVDHVIDSTERVGT